A genomic segment from Gemmatimonas aurantiaca encodes:
- a CDS encoding tetratricopeptide repeat protein gives MTRDRWHLRHGTLAGGVRSLLPVAVLVLGLLLPAVTTAQSSPPSDSRYTSRADSIFRAGEALERDQPLEALRRYRTAGALALRTGDSVTLANARYRTGITFWGRNIYDSALLHLDSALAVRRRLDDETELARVYNGIGASYYQLGIYEPALEAFVQALRIRRTSRDSMGLARTLTNIGKVYHDWGQLERARVTLQEATHVAEQLKGGAAALGYALNSLAMLEIDRGNFGEARQLIAKSIEAYGRPGGRGSTADTVESWEFNAASQGVLLLREGRPQQARVVLDSVLQSATARGSDRARARALLYLGEARMQLGDMTGARTEFTESLALSRIVGQRVIALEALDHLSELEYAAGNAHAAVGYLRAFRVLRDTIFDQDAALRIASREARAETDAALRANMQLQSRGVEQQVLISRQRSTVIMGSIILALVSALLLMLVYNQRRERARAAALAAANAELASLNEELRAALADVRTLSGFIPICANCKKVRDDRGYWEAVETFVAERSNATFSHSICQSCGPKLYGDLWPGPLSG, from the coding sequence ATGACGCGCGACCGGTGGCATCTCCGACACGGCACGCTGGCGGGCGGCGTGCGCAGCCTGTTGCCGGTGGCCGTGCTCGTCCTGGGACTGCTCCTGCCGGCGGTCACCACGGCGCAGTCATCTCCGCCGTCCGACAGCCGTTACACATCCAGGGCCGACTCGATCTTCCGCGCGGGTGAAGCCCTCGAGCGGGATCAGCCGCTCGAAGCGCTGCGTCGCTACCGCACCGCCGGTGCGCTCGCCCTCCGCACCGGCGATTCCGTCACCCTCGCCAATGCGCGCTACCGCACCGGTATCACGTTCTGGGGACGGAATATCTACGACAGCGCCCTGCTGCATCTCGACTCGGCGCTCGCGGTGCGTCGCCGCCTCGACGATGAAACGGAGCTGGCCCGTGTCTACAACGGCATCGGCGCCTCGTATTACCAGCTCGGGATCTACGAACCGGCACTCGAAGCCTTCGTCCAGGCGCTGCGCATCCGGCGCACGTCGCGCGACAGCATGGGACTGGCCCGCACACTCACCAACATCGGGAAGGTGTACCACGATTGGGGGCAGCTCGAGCGCGCACGGGTCACGCTCCAGGAAGCCACGCACGTCGCCGAACAGTTGAAAGGCGGCGCCGCGGCGCTGGGCTATGCCCTCAACAGTCTGGCCATGCTGGAGATCGATCGTGGCAACTTCGGCGAGGCGAGACAGCTCATTGCCAAGTCGATCGAAGCCTACGGACGCCCCGGTGGCCGCGGTTCCACCGCCGACACCGTGGAGAGCTGGGAGTTCAATGCCGCCAGCCAGGGTGTCCTGCTGCTGCGCGAGGGCCGGCCGCAACAGGCCAGGGTCGTTCTCGACTCGGTCCTGCAATCGGCCACGGCTCGCGGCAGTGACCGCGCGCGGGCCCGTGCGCTGCTCTACCTGGGTGAAGCACGGATGCAGCTGGGCGACATGACCGGTGCGCGCACCGAATTCACCGAGTCGCTCGCCCTCTCCCGCATCGTGGGCCAGCGGGTCATCGCACTGGAAGCGCTCGATCATCTGTCCGAACTCGAATACGCCGCCGGCAATGCCCACGCGGCCGTGGGGTATCTGCGCGCCTTTCGTGTGCTGCGGGACACCATCTTCGATCAGGACGCGGCGTTGCGTATCGCATCGCGCGAAGCCCGTGCCGAAACCGATGCCGCCCTGCGCGCCAACATGCAGTTGCAGTCCCGTGGCGTGGAACAGCAGGTTCTGATCTCGCGCCAGCGCAGCACCGTGATCATGGGCAGTATCATTCTCGCCCTGGTGTCGGCGCTGCTGCTCATGCTCGTGTACAACCAGCGCCGCGAACGTGCCCGCGCGGCGGCGCTCGCGGCGGCCAACGCCGAACTCGCTTCGCTCAACGAAGAGCTGCGGGCGGCGCTGGCGGATGTGCGTACACTCTCCGGCTTCATCCCGATCTGCGCCAACTGCAAGAAGGTGCGCGACGACCGCGGATACTGGGAGGCCGTGGAGACTTTCGTGGCCGAGCGTTCCAATGCCACTTTCAGCCACAGCATCTGTCAGAGCTGCGGTCCGAAGTTGTATGGCGACCTCTGGCCGGGGCCACTATCGGGCTGA
- a CDS encoding PrsW family glutamic-type intramembrane protease, with protein sequence MDSFERSPHGSSTSGEPQASADPSHTVTGRHLLVCIAGPDLHKRILVGSAAVQLGTSADCAVLSDDPEVVGAFARIRLENNQVRIDALGTLPLYIDGHSSSTVLARARQQVRIGRSLWEVHIATQPVSVFDFVSRMGDHLSNAAGIEKPAEWNAGEMFADVTKKHDDSEIEANFTVGTALTTPQLGEIDSRWPKPWLFVRVCLLSLALYWGFLFAWDRFHNVNLIPGLIMIGSVAIPVSLLIFFFEVNVPRNISLYQVIRLLLTGGLVSIVISLFLFDWTEGLSNWLGAASAGIVEETGKVLTLLLVVREKRFRWTLNGLLLGATVGAGFAIFESAGYALRAALGPGGDVAMRDTILNRGVLTLLGGHVLWTGLTGAALWRVRDNRPFDRSMFGDPRFLRVLGVCMLLHMTWNADFALPIVGYYGKFMVLGAATWLLVLGMIQSGLKQVREAQAEEAIRRSGQMEATIIPISSASAR encoded by the coding sequence ATGGACTCTTTCGAGCGCTCTCCACACGGTTCCTCCACGTCGGGAGAGCCGCAGGCTTCCGCTGACCCGTCGCACACGGTCACCGGCCGTCATCTGCTCGTCTGCATCGCGGGCCCCGATCTGCACAAACGCATTCTCGTGGGCTCCGCGGCCGTGCAACTCGGCACCTCCGCCGACTGCGCCGTGCTCAGCGACGATCCGGAAGTGGTCGGCGCGTTCGCGCGGATCCGGCTCGAAAACAATCAGGTGCGCATCGACGCCCTGGGCACGCTGCCGCTCTATATCGACGGGCATTCGTCGTCCACCGTCCTCGCGCGGGCGAGGCAGCAGGTGCGCATCGGCCGCTCGCTGTGGGAAGTGCACATCGCCACCCAGCCGGTGTCGGTGTTCGACTTCGTCAGTCGCATGGGCGATCATCTGTCCAACGCGGCCGGCATCGAGAAGCCCGCCGAATGGAACGCCGGCGAGATGTTCGCCGATGTCACCAAGAAACACGACGACAGCGAGATCGAAGCGAACTTCACGGTGGGCACCGCGCTCACCACGCCACAACTCGGCGAGATCGACAGTCGCTGGCCCAAACCCTGGTTGTTCGTGCGCGTGTGCCTGCTCTCGCTCGCGCTCTACTGGGGATTTCTCTTCGCCTGGGACCGGTTCCACAATGTGAATCTCATTCCCGGGCTGATCATGATCGGCTCGGTCGCGATCCCGGTGTCGCTGCTCATTTTCTTCTTCGAAGTGAATGTCCCGCGCAACATCTCGCTGTATCAGGTGATCCGCCTGCTGCTCACCGGCGGTCTCGTCTCGATCGTCATCTCGCTCTTCCTCTTCGACTGGACCGAAGGACTGTCCAACTGGCTGGGTGCGGCCAGCGCCGGCATCGTCGAGGAGACCGGCAAGGTGTTGACGTTGCTGCTGGTGGTGCGCGAGAAACGTTTCCGCTGGACACTCAATGGTCTGCTGCTGGGGGCCACCGTGGGTGCGGGTTTCGCGATTTTCGAATCGGCCGGGTACGCCCTGCGCGCGGCACTCGGCCCCGGTGGCGACGTGGCCATGCGCGACACCATTCTGAACCGCGGTGTGCTCACGCTGCTCGGCGGTCATGTGCTGTGGACGGGTCTCACCGGCGCCGCGCTCTGGCGCGTGCGGGACAATCGTCCGTTCGACCGCAGCATGTTCGGCGACCCGCGTTTCCTGCGCGTACTCGGGGTGTGCATGCTGCTGCACATGACGTGGAACGCCGACTTCGCGCTGCCCATCGTGGGGTACTACGGCAAGTTCATGGTCCTGGGCGCGGCCACCTGGTTGCTGGTGCTGGGGATGATCCAGAGCGGACTCAAGCAGGTGCGTGAAGCACAGGCCGAGGAGGCCATCCGCCGATCGGGGCAGATGGAGGCCACCATCATCCCGATCTCCTCGGCCAGCGCTCGATGA
- the sseA gene encoding 3-mercaptopyruvate sulfurtransferase: MTTTLPLPTPLVSTDWLATHLSHPSIRVVDASWYMPASGRNARDEYAAARIPGAVFADIDWLSDEHAPYPHTVPSPEVLATKLGALGIGSEHAIVVYDGSGQHFSAPRLWYMLRALGHDHVAVLDGGLVKWRAEGRETNSASESPSPAVFTPRPDAARWRDLVAMRGNVEAHNSGARAEQVVDARSPGRFSAAEPEPRAGVRGGHIPGARNVHYATLVNSDGVMLPPDALRARFADAGVQLDAPIVCSCGSGITACAVALGLEAAGAKQVAVYDGSWTEWGSQTETPVETGPAQ, translated from the coding sequence ATGACCACCACGCTCCCGCTTCCCACGCCGCTCGTGAGCACCGACTGGCTCGCGACACATCTGTCACACCCCTCCATTCGTGTCGTGGATGCGAGCTGGTACATGCCCGCATCCGGACGCAACGCGCGCGACGAATACGCGGCCGCGCGCATTCCGGGCGCCGTGTTTGCCGACATCGACTGGTTGAGCGACGAACACGCGCCGTATCCGCACACGGTGCCGTCACCCGAGGTGCTGGCCACGAAACTCGGCGCGCTGGGCATCGGCAGTGAACATGCCATCGTCGTGTACGACGGCTCCGGTCAGCACTTCAGTGCCCCGCGTCTCTGGTACATGCTGCGCGCGCTCGGCCACGACCATGTGGCGGTGCTCGACGGCGGCCTGGTGAAGTGGCGCGCCGAGGGACGTGAGACGAACAGCGCATCGGAATCGCCGTCGCCCGCGGTCTTCACCCCTCGCCCCGATGCCGCGCGATGGCGCGATCTCGTTGCGATGCGTGGCAATGTCGAAGCACACAACAGCGGCGCGCGTGCCGAACAGGTGGTGGATGCCCGTTCACCGGGTCGCTTCAGCGCCGCCGAGCCCGAGCCGCGTGCGGGCGTGCGCGGCGGACACATTCCCGGTGCACGCAACGTGCACTACGCCACGCTGGTGAACAGCGACGGGGTGATGCTCCCACCCGATGCCCTGCGCGCGCGCTTCGCCGATGCCGGCGTGCAACTCGATGCGCCCATCGTGTGCAGTTGCGGCAGCGGTATCACGGCCTGCGCGGTGGCGCTGGGGCTCGAAGCGGCCGGTGCAAAACAGGTGGCCGTGTACGACGGCAGTTGGACGGAATGGGGCAGTCAGACGGAAACACCGGTGGAGACGGGACCGGCGCAATAG
- a CDS encoding DoxX family protein → MSGVRSLLRLDAVPVQNDLALLLLRVWFGLSLAGLHGFMKIGWLSADPVQFADPFGLGPTVSLALAAGAEFIGALLVVIGLATRWAALAVMVTMATAFLSAHGGKLQGEGNGELPFLFFGAFLVIFLAGPGRFSADAKLGQ, encoded by the coding sequence ATGTCTGGTGTACGTTCGCTGCTCAGGTTGGATGCGGTTCCGGTGCAGAACGATCTGGCGTTGCTGCTGTTGCGGGTGTGGTTCGGTCTGTCGCTCGCGGGTCTGCACGGCTTCATGAAGATCGGCTGGCTGTCGGCGGATCCGGTGCAGTTCGCCGACCCGTTCGGTCTGGGACCCACGGTGTCGCTGGCGCTGGCCGCCGGTGCCGAATTCATCGGCGCGCTGCTGGTGGTCATCGGCCTGGCCACGCGTTGGGCCGCGTTGGCGGTGATGGTCACGATGGCCACCGCGTTCCTCTCGGCGCACGGCGGGAAGCTGCAGGGCGAAGGCAACGGGGAATTGCCGTTCCTCTTCTTCGGGGCGTTCCTGGTGATTTTCCTCGCGGGCCCGGGGCGCTTCAGCGCGGATGCGAAGCTGGGGCAGTAA
- a CDS encoding amidase, producing MSLSRRESLAYLTALLGFPWLRGSGASESLRHDIQRDMLHDMLHAMLESQPSDDPLQGTIVAYQAGRVRGAYTAVEITTRALDRCRRWNDRLHLADMLAETALSEARASDARLRRRALRGPLDGVPLFAKSIYDMKGLPTTASSFAWSQLFPDAVDRDALEVQRLRSAGAVLLGKTVADDFAYRGNGTSSLSGQVVNPHDPAGLRTPGGSSAGSAVSVACGIAFAALGTDDGGSNRIPAQFTGVVGMKPTFGLVPRTGVIPTWPVLDTHGPLARHVADAALMLDAIAGPDASDGLALRTPWRRGALSTLRDDALRGARLGLVEFHVPRAQMQPEAIAVFDRAIADCTRAGAIVDAFVAPVTRASVREQMNAAARARGDVEPDANAPAPTANALLRYFAGQQGSMDDARRKVQRGLAAYRAFYDVLPESWEKMAVLIDQPYEQDAAARSFLRSRETVVAQLASAMAAQRLDAMVYPTMPFGAPAAADRWPDVRTTLGYGNSLGLPEVSVPAGYDAAGMPAGNLSFVGLPGSDARLLALAHAYERGSRRFVGARVAE from the coding sequence ATGTCTCTCTCCCGGCGCGAGTCGCTGGCCTATCTGACCGCTCTGCTTGGTTTCCCCTGGCTGCGCGGGTCAGGTGCATCGGAATCGCTGCGACATGACATCCAGCGTGACATGCTGCACGATATGCTGCATGCCATGCTGGAATCGCAGCCATCCGATGATCCGCTGCAGGGCACCATCGTGGCCTATCAGGCCGGTCGTGTACGGGGTGCCTACACGGCCGTGGAAATCACGACGCGGGCGCTCGATCGCTGTCGTCGCTGGAACGATCGACTGCATCTGGCGGACATGCTGGCCGAGACGGCGCTGAGTGAAGCCCGCGCCTCCGATGCGCGACTCCGTCGGCGCGCGCTGCGGGGTCCATTGGATGGAGTGCCACTCTTCGCCAAGTCCATCTACGACATGAAGGGGTTGCCCACGACGGCGTCGAGTTTTGCGTGGAGCCAGCTGTTCCCCGACGCGGTCGATCGTGATGCGCTCGAAGTGCAGCGTCTCCGTTCCGCCGGTGCCGTGCTGCTCGGCAAGACCGTCGCCGACGACTTCGCCTATCGCGGCAACGGCACCAGCTCACTCAGTGGACAGGTCGTCAACCCGCACGATCCGGCGGGCCTTCGCACCCCCGGTGGTTCGAGTGCGGGATCGGCGGTGTCCGTGGCCTGTGGGATCGCGTTCGCCGCGCTCGGCACCGACGACGGCGGCTCCAACCGCATTCCCGCGCAATTCACCGGTGTGGTGGGCATGAAGCCCACGTTCGGCCTCGTGCCGCGCACGGGTGTTATTCCCACCTGGCCGGTGCTCGACACCCACGGCCCGCTGGCCCGTCATGTGGCGGACGCCGCGCTCATGCTCGATGCCATTGCCGGTCCGGATGCTTCCGATGGACTGGCGTTGCGCACACCGTGGCGTCGCGGCGCCCTCTCCACGCTGCGCGACGATGCGTTGCGCGGTGCGCGACTGGGGCTCGTGGAGTTCCACGTCCCGCGTGCGCAGATGCAGCCCGAAGCCATCGCGGTGTTCGATCGTGCCATCGCCGACTGCACACGCGCCGGCGCCATCGTCGACGCCTTCGTCGCACCCGTGACACGGGCCTCGGTGCGTGAGCAGATGAACGCCGCCGCCAGGGCGCGTGGCGATGTGGAACCCGACGCCAATGCGCCGGCCCCCACGGCCAACGCGCTGCTGCGCTACTTCGCCGGCCAGCAGGGGTCGATGGACGACGCACGCCGGAAGGTGCAGCGCGGACTCGCGGCGTATCGCGCGTTCTACGACGTGCTGCCGGAATCGTGGGAGAAGATGGCCGTGCTCATCGACCAGCCCTACGAACAGGACGCGGCGGCGCGCTCCTTCCTGCGTTCACGCGAAACGGTGGTGGCGCAACTCGCCTCGGCCATGGCGGCGCAGCGACTCGATGCCATGGTGTATCCCACCATGCCGTTCGGGGCGCCCGCGGCGGCCGACCGGTGGCCCGATGTACGCACCACCCTGGGCTACGGCAATTCGCTCGGGCTTCCCGAGGTGTCGGTGCCCGCCGGATACGATGCCGCGGGCATGCCCGCCGGCAACCTGTCGTTCGTGGGACTGCCGGGCAGCGACGCCAGGCTGCTCGCGCTGGCGCATGCGTATGAGAGGGGGTCGCGGCGGTTCGTGGGGGCGAGGGTGGCGGAATGA
- a CDS encoding YoaK family protein — MLLDLARKLTGRERTLAGNRLLGMTLAFVAGATNAGAFLAVKQYTSHMTGILSTLADSVVLKAWSVALACVGALLSFLTGAAVCALLVNFGHRRQWRSAFATPLLLESVLMLLFGVLGAQLAHVQGLFVPFTIMLLCFMMGLQNAVITKISRSVIRTTHVTGMVTDLGIELGRLFYVNASDDGHPPVLADRVRMRLLASLLVSFFVGGVVGAVGFQRLGYATTIPLALTLGALAAVPAFDDLSESWAREA, encoded by the coding sequence ATGCTGCTCGATCTCGCACGCAAGCTGACGGGCCGTGAACGCACGCTGGCCGGCAACCGTCTGCTGGGGATGACACTGGCGTTCGTGGCCGGTGCCACCAACGCCGGGGCGTTCCTCGCGGTGAAGCAGTACACCTCGCACATGACGGGCATCCTCTCCACCCTGGCCGACTCGGTGGTACTCAAGGCCTGGTCGGTGGCGCTGGCGTGCGTGGGGGCGTTGCTGTCGTTCCTGACCGGCGCGGCGGTGTGCGCCCTGCTCGTGAACTTCGGACACCGTCGTCAGTGGCGCAGCGCGTTCGCCACGCCGCTGCTGCTCGAATCGGTGCTGATGTTGCTGTTCGGCGTGTTGGGCGCACAGCTCGCGCATGTGCAGGGACTCTTTGTCCCGTTCACCATCATGCTGCTGTGTTTCATGATGGGACTGCAGAATGCGGTGATCACCAAGATCTCCCGCTCCGTCATCCGCACCACCCATGTGACGGGCATGGTCACCGATCTGGGGATCGAGTTGGGGCGGCTGTTCTACGTGAATGCCTCGGACGACGGTCATCCGCCGGTGCTGGCCGATCGGGTCCGCATGCGGCTGCTGGCCAGCCTGCTGGTGTCGTTCTTCGTGGGTGGCGTGGTGGGTGCGGTCGGCTTTCAGCGGCTCGGTTACGCGACGACCATTCCGCTGGCGCTCACGCTCGGCGCATTGGCGGCGGTGCCGGCGTTCGATGATCTGAGTGAGTCGTGGGCGAGGGAGGCATGA
- a CDS encoding M28 family peptidase, with the protein MRRTVRLLSPALGLALTLALQPFASAPLAAQEKEDRTLLNWEQMRAIIMEASGERAMHHVMEFVPYQRVRQASEYTTGPFRESRATVELAKQYGYSSANIEIFPSAALWQPSKGQLWVSEKNGPRKLHDIYDTPVALGTNTPTGDISGDLVDVGNGSRPEDYAGKDVKGKVVMGSAPLNTLQRMAVFERGAVGVLSWNSMRPIEQPDIMVSSGIVAGGMAGNNPGFGWLVTTRQARDLQVRLERGEQITVRSVVEAQTFPGRQEVIHLTIDGDGSTNQDVIVSAHIFEGLIKQGANDDNSGAALILEVGRTYLELIKQGKLPRPKRTIHFLFVQEIAGTNAWLNAHPELKKRIIADLNYDMEGLRLTTAGATWLLMRSPDSFPTFLNDICQNFMEFVAEITRERVRYRHIGYAPALDVLSPNGSRDPFYIKIDKYYGASDHATYMQHGIPAVIFNTWPDPWYHSSQDTPDKLDPTQFKRAAVVSVGAMTVLATADDPMATRVAADVLGRGAERMAANQRKGLGYIGDVTSADQLAQAYTDAKAAVRHQANIEKSVIKSVSVLFADPAAAEKRLTATYIPLIDARAAALLAEVKATYTLAAATWKVPATEPVMSALEQEASRTIVNRKPAAAAPGGGPGGPGGPGGGGRPAPTPTRIPPHMTGELNAVLDRGMSVLDIRDFISGEFEPVPLQDVFDHIRNMEKAGTVTLTTSAARRTR; encoded by the coding sequence ATGCGTCGCACCGTTCGGCTGCTCTCCCCCGCGCTCGGGCTGGCTCTCACGCTCGCGCTGCAACCTTTCGCCTCCGCTCCACTGGCCGCCCAGGAGAAGGAGGACCGCACGCTGCTCAACTGGGAGCAGATGCGCGCCATCATCATGGAAGCCTCGGGCGAACGCGCGATGCACCACGTGATGGAATTCGTGCCCTACCAGCGCGTGCGGCAGGCTTCCGAATACACCACGGGCCCTTTCCGCGAGAGCCGCGCCACCGTGGAGCTGGCCAAGCAGTACGGCTACTCCTCGGCCAACATCGAAATCTTCCCGTCCGCCGCCCTCTGGCAGCCGTCCAAGGGTCAGCTCTGGGTGTCCGAGAAGAACGGCCCCCGCAAGCTGCACGACATCTACGACACCCCGGTCGCGCTGGGCACCAACACCCCCACCGGCGACATCTCGGGGGACCTCGTCGACGTGGGCAACGGCAGTCGCCCCGAAGACTATGCCGGCAAGGATGTGAAGGGCAAAGTCGTGATGGGCAGCGCCCCGCTCAACACCCTGCAGCGCATGGCCGTGTTCGAGCGCGGCGCCGTGGGCGTGCTGTCATGGAATTCCATGCGCCCCATTGAACAGCCCGACATCATGGTGTCCTCGGGCATCGTCGCCGGTGGCATGGCGGGCAACAATCCGGGCTTCGGATGGCTCGTCACCACACGACAGGCGCGCGATCTGCAGGTGCGCCTCGAACGGGGTGAACAGATCACCGTACGGTCGGTGGTCGAAGCGCAGACGTTCCCCGGCCGTCAGGAGGTCATTCACCTCACCATCGACGGCGATGGCAGCACCAACCAGGATGTGATCGTCTCCGCGCACATCTTCGAAGGACTGATCAAGCAGGGGGCGAACGACGACAACTCCGGCGCCGCGCTCATTCTCGAAGTGGGACGCACCTATCTCGAGCTGATCAAGCAGGGCAAGCTGCCCCGCCCGAAGCGCACGATCCATTTCCTCTTCGTGCAGGAGATCGCGGGCACCAACGCCTGGCTCAATGCGCATCCCGAGCTCAAGAAGCGCATCATCGCCGATCTCAATTACGATATGGAAGGGCTGCGTCTCACCACGGCGGGTGCGACGTGGCTGCTCATGCGCTCGCCCGATTCGTTCCCGACGTTCCTGAACGACATCTGTCAGAACTTCATGGAGTTCGTCGCCGAGATCACGCGTGAACGGGTGCGCTATCGTCACATCGGATATGCGCCGGCACTGGACGTGCTTTCGCCCAACGGCAGCCGCGATCCGTTCTACATCAAGATCGACAAGTATTACGGCGCCAGTGATCACGCCACGTACATGCAGCACGGCATTCCCGCCGTGATCTTCAACACCTGGCCCGATCCCTGGTATCACTCGTCGCAGGACACGCCCGACAAGCTCGATCCCACGCAGTTCAAGCGCGCGGCGGTGGTGAGTGTGGGTGCGATGACCGTGCTGGCCACGGCCGACGATCCGATGGCCACCCGCGTGGCCGCGGATGTTCTGGGGCGCGGCGCCGAACGCATGGCCGCGAACCAGCGCAAGGGACTGGGGTACATCGGCGACGTGACCAGCGCCGACCAGCTTGCCCAGGCCTACACCGACGCCAAGGCGGCGGTGCGGCATCAGGCCAATATCGAGAAGTCCGTCATCAAGTCGGTGAGTGTGCTCTTTGCCGACCCGGCGGCCGCCGAGAAGCGGCTGACGGCGACGTACATCCCGCTGATCGACGCGCGTGCGGCCGCGCTGCTGGCCGAAGTGAAGGCCACCTATACGCTGGCCGCGGCCACATGGAAGGTGCCGGCCACCGAGCCGGTCATGTCGGCGCTGGAACAGGAAGCGTCGCGCACCATCGTGAACCGCAAGCCTGCCGCCGCCGCGCCTGGTGGGGGTCCCGGTGGTCCTGGCGGCCCCGGTGGTGGCGGTCGACCGGCGCCCACGCCCACGCGCATTCCGCCGCACATGACGGGTGAACTCAACGCCGTGCTCGATCGGGGCATGTCGGTGCTCGACATCCGCGACTTCATCTCCGGCGAGTTCGAACCGGTGCCGCTGCAGGACGTCTTCGATCACATCCGGAACATGGAGAAGGCGGGAACCGTCACGCTGACCACCAGTGCGGCCAGACGCACCCGGTAA